A DNA window from Argopecten irradians isolate NY chromosome 10, Ai_NY, whole genome shotgun sequence contains the following coding sequences:
- the LOC138333133 gene encoding uncharacterized protein encodes MEGLGSGYSFGQSDLEFPPPDGQLSGHGGGVSGFTPSLHLGYPHTQHGLALQDSIYATQGLSGRSSHGSNTFPISRFPVSAASETSLRGVPGNSAPDFNSMNLRHSFVSSHIPSPALHLPNFGEAGYMSHSSADHTTVPVTSVSNSDHNHSPFGSIMASAVSNISTMNIPPPYNTQADEGTEPQVTDLNVPRLAESSNFNSILSHNASQSHTFPEFPSSSSTETESHNNEAIQTFSSLESYSQPILNQTFQGQATSTRPSLSTSYPVARGMLSEQPVALSRPTNSQPLPMENLDGDQQVPNAVMSPASECSSPMANIRSSLVQENRPTSLLQQTVSHDSLQLQVAQTANMATLKNETSFANSTYIGGELCVEDKFSAASEPSQNASPEPLDNPNTQVTTLNENINPVAGCSRTQTTSDSSYKPGERRSTRRSTSRLSHNTITPTLSSHSEHIPKSTNITENVLREDDVRRRTDASQSKVIKRSGPESSAGRRLVPFLKIGKLWRKPRRSRMRLPPPVDLSVTSEEVDELNLEEEEGHQYDESLAQEHDESVVKDEEELETPNYTGDDQQQFIRLSQPVFSRNGEQETHDISDYNSQFDSNQQFVDNNIFENEGQLSRRKTRRSFMYQKEEPTAGQSDRRKNSNLNEDYLAKCTEELMAAAMGDNSIDSQDKRRFTGNMKLNPFAITSPSFGTSAARAVMTTSVANNATVVTISIMGKGNAAKKGRTKTININKGVIMSTSFQDRPVRNKDGVEEDDQSEVGTQTTSIMSRLKREKEDQGGHEDEDDVVETMEVNVRIDDSQLVQHGEQKRWQCHLCEKAYTTKHNLVAHILDHNNIKPHLCMVCGKYFKQLSHLNTHMLTHDNIRPHKCDICGKGFTQISHLKRHTAVHLDSKPYKCDMCSRGFAYPSELKTHKEKHVMQGQDKCGECGMEFESPRALKLHQLKHENREDLICKYCDKAFRYPSQLKDHLVSHEGTRPYICGECGMDFMKEHHLKAHQFTHTGQRPFDCPKCGRTFNQRANMMRHMLIHNPTRAFSCDVCGKTFTQPQTLKAHRVVHADIKPHKCKICGKQFGRLHNLQGHIHMHNNSKPYVCFCGSSFTLKGNLNRHKKVKHGLKESTENLEEEAVNFLSSLSGRTQVEESDGFLDYSELEQDMDQVTSTPESRSPRKGRKSIIPRKIMRHRSSANQNQNEDTDPEEELEDGDCEEEEEVKGQGQPVGGETISGYFVENPNQLTFTTNQKSKNQQISTRKHKIDNYSRSEDNPGELSSEMSEGQDNDDVSDSEWKPASKHARTGKGAKLDSIIAQKFKNV; translated from the exons ATGGAAGGACTTGGAAGTGGATACAGCTTTGGACAAAGTGATTTAGAGTTCCCTCCCCCTGATGGCCAGTTGTCTGGACATGGAGGGGGTGTATCTGGCTTTACACCCTCCCTCCATCTTGGCTACCCTCATACCCAACATGGCCTGGCTCTACAGGACTCCATATATGCTACCCAGGGACTCAGTGGAAGGAGCTCCCATGGGTCCAACACATTCCCAATATCCAGATTTCCAGTGAGTGCAGCCTCAGAAACATCACTCCGAGGCGTTCCGGGTAATTCAGCCCCAGATTTTAATTCCATGAATTTACGCCATTCTTTTGTATCTTCCCATATTCCTTCTCCTGCTTTGCATTTACCAAACTTTGGGGAAGCAGGATATATGTCACATTCATCAGCTGACCATACTACTGTACCAGTGACTTCAGTATCCAATAGTGACCACAACCATTCTCCATTTGGTTCCATCATGGCATCTGCGGTCTCCAATATTTCCACTATGAATATTCCACCGCCATATAATACTCAGGCTGATGAAGGCACAGAACCTCAGGTGACAGATTTAAATGTCCCTAGGCTGGCAGAGAGCTCAAACTTTAATTCTATATTGTCTCATAATGCTTCTCAGTCTCATACTTTTCCTGAGTTTCCTTCAAGCTCTTCAACTGAAACAGAATCCCACAACAATGAAGCTATTCAGACATTTTCTTCACTTGAATCATATTCACAGCCAATCCTCAATCAAACATTCCAAGGACAGGCAACCTCAACTCGTCCTTCACTATCCACCTCTTATCCAGTTGCCAGAGGTATGTTGTCTGAGCAACCAGTTGCACTTTCAAGACCAACCAACAGCCAACCTTTACCAATGGAAAATCTGGATGGTGATCAGCAAGTTCCTAATGCAGTTATGTCCCCTGCATCAGAATGTTCCTCACCAATGGCAAACATTCGGAGTTCCTTGGTTCAGGAAAACCGACCCACCAGTTTGCTTCAACAGACAGTCAGTCACGATAGTTTACAGTTACAAGTGGCACAAACGGCCAATATGGCAACTCTTAAGAATGAAACTAGTTTTGCCAATTCAACATATATAGGTGGTGAACTTTGCGTTGAGGATAAATTCTCTGCGGCTTCAGAACCAAGCCAGAATGCAAGTCCAGAACCATTGGATAATCCTAACACACAAGTTACaactttaaatgaaaacattaacCCTGTTGCAGGGTGTAGTAGAACACAGACAACCTCAGATTCCAGTTATAAACCTGGAGAAAGACGAAGCACAAGAAGAAGTACTTCAAGGCTAAGCCATAATACAATTACACCCACATTGTCCAGTCATTCAGAACACATTCCAAAGTCTACCAATATTACAGAGAATGTTTTGAGGGAAGATGATGTCAGAAGAAGGACAGATGCATCCCAGTCCAAGGTGATAAAAAGATCGGGACCAGAATCCTCAGCAGGGAGGCGTCTTGTCCCTTTCCTCAAAATTGGAAAATTGTGGAGAAAACCCAGGAGGTCAAGAATGAGACTTCCTCCACCTGTTGACTTGTCTGTCACATCTGAAGAAGTTGACGAACTCAATCTGGAAGAGGAAGAAGGGCATCAGTATGACGAATCATTGGCTCAGGAACACGACGAGTCCGTGGTAAAAGATGAAGAAGAGCTTGAGACTCCGAATTATACAGGAGATGATCAGCAACAGTTTATCAGATTGTCTCAGCCTGTCTTCAGTAGGAATGGAGAACAGGAAACGCATGATATATCAGACTACAACTCACAGTTTGATAGCAATCAGCAGTTTGTcgacaataatatttttgaaaatgaaggACAGTTAAGTCGGAGGAAAACAAGGAGATCGTTCATGTACCAAAAGGAAGAACCTACAGCTGGTCAATCTGATAGAAGGAAAAACTCAAATTTGAATGAAGACTATTTGGCCAAGTGTACCGAAGAGCTAATGGCTGCTGccatgggagataactccataGACAGTCAGGACAAACGGAGATTTACTGGTAACATGAAGTTAAATCCATTTGCCATCACCTCTCCTAGTTTTGGTACCTCAGCAGCTCGTGCTGTTATGACAACCTCGGTTGCAAACAATGCCACTGTGGTGACTATTTCTATCATGGGGAAGGGTAACGCGGCCAAGAAAGGTCGAACCAAGACTATCAATATTAACAAGGGTGTTATAATGTCAACTAGTTTCCAGGATCGGCCGGTCAGGAATAAGGACGGGGTTGAAGAGGACGACCAATCAGAGGTAGGAACGCAAACTACCTCTATAATGTCAAGGTTAAAACGAGAGAAAGAGGATCAGGGAGGACATGAAGATGAGGATGATGTCGTGGAGACTATGGAGGTTAATGTTCGCATTGATGATTCACAACTTGTTCAACACGGAGAACAGAAACGGTGGCAGTGTCATTTATGTGAGAAAGCATACACCACAAAGCATAATCTGGTGGCACACATCCTGGACCACAATAACATTAAGCCACATCTCTGTATGGTGTGTGGTAAGTACTTCAAGCAGCTCAGCCACCTCAACACACACATGTTAACTCATGATAACATTCGGCCACACAAGTGTGACATCTGTGGCAAAGGGTTCACTCAGATAAGTCACCTAAAGAGACACACGGCAGTTCACCTGGACAGCAAACCATATAAATGTGATATGTGTAGTCGTGGGTTTGCGTATCCGAGTGAGCTCAAAACACACAAAGAGAAACATGTCATGCAAGGACAGGATAAGTGTGGTGAGTGTGGGATGGAGTTTGAGAGTCCACGAGCCCTCAAACTTCATCAGCTCAAACATGAAAACCGAGAGGATCTCATCTGTAAATACTGTGACAAAGCATTCCGTTACCCCAGTCAACTCAAGGACCATCTGGTGTCGCATGAGGGTACGCGGCCATACATCTGTGGAGAGTGTGGTATGGATTTCATGAAG GAACACCATTTGAAGGCTCACCAGTTCACTCACACTGGACAACGACCTTTTGACTGCCCTAAGTGTGGACGCACGTTCAATCAGCGGGCCAATATGATGCGACACATGCTGATTCACAATCCTACAAGAGCATTCAGCTGTGATGTTTGTGGGAAGACGTTTACTCAGCCTCAGACCCTGAAAGCTCACAGAGTGGTTCATGCCGACATCAAGCCTCATAAGTGTAAAATATGTG GTAAGCAGTTTGGCCGTCTGCACAACCTACAGGGACACATCCATATGCACAACAATAGTAAACCCTACGTTTGTTTCTGTGGCAGCTCGTTCACACTCAAGG GAAACCTGAATCGTCACAAGAAGGTGAAGCATGGTCTTAAAGAGAGCACAGAAAATCTGGAGGAAGAGGCTGTGAATTTCCTCAGTAGTCTGTCAGGTCGGACCCAGGTCGAGGAATCTGACGGCTTTCTGGATTACAGTGAGTTGGAACAGGATATGGACCAGGTTACATCAACTCCAGAATCACGGTCGCCACGGAAAGGTCGCAAGTCTATAATACCTCGCAAAATCATGCGTCACAGGTCTTCAGCGAACCAGAACCAAAACGAGGATACAGACCCGGAGGAGGAATTGGAGGACGGAGACTGTGAGGAGGAAGAGGAGGTCAAGGGTCAAGGACAACCAGTTGGAGGAGAAACTATCTCAGGTTATTTTGTTGAGAATCCCAACCAACTAACTTTTACTACAAATCAAAAGAGCAAAAATCAGCAAATATCGACAAGAAAGCATAAAATAGATAATTACTCGAGATCCGAAGATAATCCAGGCGAGCTGTCTAGTGAAATGAGTGAAGGTCAAGACAATGACGATGTTAGTGACTCCGAGTGGAAGCCTGCTTCCAAACATGCAAGGACGGGCAAGGGTGCAAAACTAGACTCCATAATCGCGCAAaagtttaaaaatgtttga